A stretch of the Nitratireductor thuwali genome encodes the following:
- a CDS encoding TAXI family TRAP transporter solute-binding subunit yields MFGLKRNLLAAGALALSVGLGGATASAQEFINVLTGGTSGVYYPLGVALSKIYGDNIEGARTQVQSTKASVENLNLLQQGRGEIAFALGDSVKSAWEGDEEVGFPQKLDKLRGIAAIYPNYIQIVASEESGIENFEDLKGKALSVGAPKSGTELNARRIFDAMGMSYDDLSKTEYLPFGESVELIKNRQLDATLQSAGLGVSSIKDLAISLPVTIVSVPESVAETLGAPFVAATIPAGTYEGQTEDVPTLAITNILVTHEDVSEETAYQMTKQLFENLDEMVAAHAAAKAISLEDAPKGMPLPLHPGAERYYKEKGLM; encoded by the coding sequence ATGTTCGGGTTGAAACGGAATCTTTTAGCGGCTGGCGCGCTGGCGCTCAGCGTGGGCCTTGGCGGCGCAACCGCGAGCGCCCAGGAGTTCATCAACGTGCTCACGGGCGGCACGTCGGGTGTCTACTACCCGCTGGGCGTCGCGCTTTCGAAGATCTACGGCGACAATATCGAGGGCGCACGCACACAGGTACAGTCGACGAAGGCTTCGGTGGAGAACCTGAACCTGCTGCAGCAGGGCCGCGGCGAGATCGCCTTCGCGCTGGGCGATTCGGTAAAATCGGCATGGGAAGGCGACGAAGAGGTGGGCTTCCCCCAGAAGCTGGACAAGCTGCGCGGCATCGCCGCCATCTATCCGAACTATATCCAGATCGTGGCTTCCGAAGAGTCCGGCATAGAGAATTTCGAGGATCTGAAAGGCAAGGCCCTGTCCGTCGGGGCGCCGAAGTCGGGAACCGAGCTGAATGCCCGGCGCATCTTCGATGCGATGGGCATGAGCTATGACGACCTTTCCAAGACCGAATACCTGCCGTTCGGCGAATCGGTCGAGCTCATCAAGAACCGCCAGCTCGACGCGACGCTGCAGTCCGCCGGCCTCGGCGTTTCCTCCATCAAGGATCTGGCGATCTCCCTGCCGGTGACCATCGTCTCCGTCCCGGAAAGCGTGGCCGAGACGCTGGGGGCGCCCTTCGTCGCCGCGACAATCCCCGCCGGGACCTATGAGGGCCAGACCGAGGACGTGCCGACGCTTGCCATCACCAACATCCTCGTCACGCATGAGGATGTCTCGGAGGAAACGGCCTATCAGATGACCAAGCAGCTTTTCGAGAACCTGGACGAAATGGTCGCCGCCCATGCGGCCGCCAAGGCGATCTCGCTCGAAGATGCCCCCAAGGGCATGCCGCTGCCGCTGCATCCGGGCGCCGAGCGGTACTATAAGGAAAAGGGGCTGATGTAG
- the ubiB gene encoding 2-polyprenylphenol 6-hydroxylase: protein MSTVGAYLRLARGGWILVREGVIAALPGDQLEGMPRFGWRLARLMSRRRSARRDRPERLAIAVDRLGPSYVKLGQFLATRPDVVGHDMAFDLASLQDRMETFPEAQARSAIEASLGRKVEDLYMDFGAPVAAASIAQVHPASIMREGEKTPVAVKVIRPGVRRRFYNDLESYFLAARLQERYIAAARRLRPVEVTQTLAQTTKIEMDLRLEAAAISELHENTKDDPGFRVPWVDWQRTGRDVLTLEWIDGVKMSDVDALKAAGHDLEELAKVLIQSFLRHTLRDGFFHADMHPGNLFVEADGTIVAVDFGIVGRIRKKERRFLAEILYGFITRDFRRVAEVHFEAGYVPGHHDVAAFAQALRAIGEPIHGQSAETISMARLLTLLFEVTELFDMQTRPELLLLQKTMVVVEGVSRTLDPHFNMWKAAEPVVSDWIAANLGPRGIVADARDGFTALAALARQAPELAARTERLSREIDEMAAKGLRLDPRTAEAIGKAEARHTRTGRIALWVIAIALAAIAWQLG, encoded by the coding sequence TTGAGCACAGTCGGCGCATATCTCCGCCTTGCGCGCGGTGGCTGGATTCTCGTGCGTGAGGGCGTCATTGCCGCGCTGCCCGGAGACCAGCTCGAAGGCATGCCGCGTTTCGGCTGGCGCCTGGCCCGTCTCATGTCGCGCCGCCGCTCGGCCCGCCGCGACCGTCCGGAGCGGCTGGCGATCGCCGTCGACCGTCTGGGCCCGTCCTACGTGAAGCTCGGCCAGTTCCTCGCCACCCGGCCCGATGTCGTCGGTCACGACATGGCTTTCGACCTGGCAAGCCTGCAGGACCGGATGGAGACGTTTCCCGAGGCCCAGGCCCGCAGCGCCATCGAAGCCTCGCTCGGCCGGAAGGTCGAAGACCTCTACATGGATTTCGGCGCCCCGGTGGCCGCCGCGTCCATCGCCCAGGTTCACCCCGCCAGCATCATGCGCGAAGGTGAGAAGACGCCCGTCGCCGTCAAGGTGATCAGGCCCGGCGTGCGCCGCCGTTTCTACAACGACCTCGAAAGCTATTTCCTGGCCGCCCGCCTGCAGGAGCGGTACATTGCCGCCGCCCGCCGCCTGCGGCCCGTCGAGGTGACGCAGACGCTGGCGCAGACCACCAAGATTGAGATGGATCTGCGCCTTGAGGCAGCGGCCATTTCCGAACTGCACGAGAACACGAAGGACGATCCGGGCTTCCGCGTGCCCTGGGTGGACTGGCAGCGCACCGGCCGCGATGTCCTGACGCTCGAATGGATCGACGGCGTCAAGATGTCAGACGTCGACGCCCTGAAAGCGGCCGGCCACGACCTGGAAGAGCTCGCCAAGGTCCTCATCCAGTCCTTCCTGCGCCACACGCTGCGCGACGGCTTCTTTCACGCCGACATGCATCCGGGCAATCTGTTCGTCGAGGCGGACGGCACCATCGTCGCCGTCGACTTCGGCATTGTCGGCCGCATCCGAAAGAAGGAGCGCCGCTTCCTCGCCGAAATCCTCTACGGCTTCATCACGCGCGACTTCCGCCGCGTCGCCGAGGTGCATTTCGAGGCGGGCTATGTGCCCGGGCACCACGACGTCGCCGCCTTCGCGCAGGCGCTCAGGGCCATCGGCGAACCCATCCACGGCCAGTCCGCCGAGACCATCTCCATGGCGCGCCTCCTCACCCTCTTGTTCGAGGTGACCGAGCTCTTCGACATGCAGACGCGCCCGGAACTGCTGCTGCTGCAGAAGACGATGGTGGTGGTGGAAGGCGTCTCGCGCACGCTCGACCCGCATTTCAACATGTGGAAGGCGGCGGAGCCCGTGGTGTCCGATTGGATCGCCGCCAATCTCGGCCCGCGCGGCATCGTCGCCGACGCGCGCGACGGCTTCACCGCGCTCGCAGCGCTTGCGCGCCAGGCGCCCGAGCTCGCGGCGCGCACCGAGCGCCTCTCGCGGGAGATCGACGAGATGGCCGCGAAGGGCCTGCGGTTAGACCCGCGCACCGCCGAAGCCATCGGCAAGGCCGAAGCGCGCCACACGCGCACCGGCCGCATCGCCCTGTGGGTCATCGCCATAGCGCTCGCTGCCATTGCATGGCAGCTCGGCTGA
- the dut gene encoding dUTP diphosphatase, giving the protein MANTLSSMPVIGPTLGFVRLPHAEGIALPAYESEGAAGMDLRAAVPEDRQIILLPGRRAIVPTGFIAEIPQGFEGQVRPRSGLALKHGITCLNTPGTIDWDYRGELQVLLINHGDADLAITRGMRIAQLVIAPVTRVRTEERSHAGETARGAGGFGSTGTV; this is encoded by the coding sequence ATGGCCAATACACTTTCCTCCATGCCGGTCATCGGCCCCACCCTCGGCTTCGTGCGCCTGCCGCATGCGGAGGGCATCGCCCTGCCCGCCTATGAGAGCGAGGGCGCGGCCGGCATGGATCTGCGCGCGGCCGTGCCGGAGGATCGCCAGATCATCCTCCTGCCGGGGCGGCGGGCAATTGTGCCGACCGGGTTCATCGCGGAAATACCGCAAGGTTTCGAAGGCCAGGTGCGGCCGCGTTCGGGGCTGGCGCTCAAGCACGGAATCACCTGCCTCAACACGCCGGGCACGATCGACTGGGACTACCGGGGCGAACTGCAGGTGCTGCTGATCAATCACGGCGACGCGGATCTTGCCATAACGCGCGGCATGCGCATCGCCCAGCTCGTCATCGCGCCGGTGACGCGGGTGAGAACCGAGGAGCGCAGCCATGCGGGCGAGACCGCCCGCGGCGCCGGCGGTTTCGGCTCCACCGGAACGGTCTGA
- a CDS encoding TRAP transporter permease has product MWIAVVFSLFQIATAAHIISLPSQVMRGFHVGFLMLLVFPLVAMARGAGPGMKAGAWALALAGVAVALYQFVEYEPLLLRAGDPLFRDIVFGVIALATVFAAAYILMGPALPIISGAFLAYCLLGQYLPAPLDHRGYDFSQVIDHMAYGTEGIYGIPVYVSATYIFLFILFGSFLERAGMIKLFTDVSLGLVGHARGGAAKVSVISSGLMGTISGSGVANVVTTGQFTIPLMKRFGYRAAFAGGVESTASMGGQIMPPVMGAVAFIMAETLGIEYYEVVKAAIIPAVLYFASAFWMVHLEAGKHGLHGLPKSELPSAVRALRERWYLILPLAVLVYLLFTGYTPLFAGTIGLAMTVLLILGGSVALGLPNQVLRVIFWIGLGLVAASFFRFGINVVLIAGLLLIAANIFVEGGRKTLDVCRASLAEGAKTALPVGVACAIVGIIIGTMTLTGAANTFGQFIVSVGETSLFLSLVLTMITCIILGMGIPTIPNYIITSSIAGPALLELGVPLIVSHMFVFYFGILADLTPPVALACFAAGPIAKESGLKISMEAIKIAAAGFVIPFMAVYTPALMLQDGGPLAEAWGYYTAVAYIIFKTGLAIALWGGAVIGYLSRPLAAWERLLATAAAFTLIAALPVTDEIGFGLAAAFFASLYFFKGNANIPANTDKHGAVE; this is encoded by the coding sequence ATGTGGATCGCGGTCGTGTTCTCGCTCTTCCAGATCGCGACCGCCGCCCACATTATCAGCCTGCCGAGCCAGGTGATGCGCGGCTTCCATGTCGGCTTCCTGATGCTGCTCGTTTTTCCGTTGGTGGCCATGGCGCGCGGGGCCGGCCCGGGAATGAAGGCCGGGGCGTGGGCGCTGGCGCTGGCCGGCGTCGCGGTCGCGCTCTACCAGTTCGTCGAATACGAGCCGCTGCTGCTGCGCGCCGGCGATCCCCTTTTCCGCGATATCGTGTTCGGCGTGATCGCGCTCGCAACGGTTTTCGCCGCTGCCTATATCCTGATGGGGCCGGCGCTGCCGATCATATCCGGTGCCTTCCTGGCCTACTGCCTGCTCGGCCAGTATCTGCCCGCACCGCTCGACCATCGCGGCTATGACTTCTCGCAGGTCATCGACCACATGGCCTATGGCACGGAGGGCATTTACGGCATCCCCGTCTATGTCTCCGCCACCTACATCTTCCTGTTCATCCTGTTCGGCTCGTTCCTCGAGCGGGCGGGCATGATCAAGCTGTTCACCGACGTCTCGCTCGGCCTGGTCGGCCACGCGCGCGGCGGCGCGGCCAAGGTCTCCGTCATCTCGTCCGGACTGATGGGCACGATCTCCGGTTCGGGCGTGGCCAATGTGGTGACCACGGGCCAGTTCACCATTCCGCTGATGAAGCGCTTCGGCTATCGCGCCGCCTTTGCCGGCGGCGTCGAATCCACCGCTTCCATGGGCGGGCAGATCATGCCGCCGGTGATGGGCGCGGTCGCCTTCATCATGGCGGAGACGCTGGGCATCGAATATTACGAGGTGGTGAAGGCGGCAATCATTCCCGCCGTGCTCTATTTCGCCTCCGCCTTCTGGATGGTGCATCTGGAAGCGGGCAAGCACGGTCTGCACGGCCTGCCGAAATCGGAACTGCCTTCGGCCGTCAGGGCACTCAGGGAGCGGTGGTATCTGATCCTCCCCCTGGCCGTGCTCGTCTATCTTCTCTTCACCGGCTATACGCCGCTTTTCGCCGGGACGATCGGGCTTGCCATGACAGTGCTGCTGATCCTCGGAGGATCGGTGGCGCTGGGGCTGCCCAACCAGGTGCTGCGGGTGATCTTCTGGATCGGCCTCGGGCTGGTGGCGGCCAGCTTCTTCCGGTTCGGCATCAATGTGGTGCTGATAGCCGGCCTTTTGCTGATCGCCGCCAACATCTTCGTCGAGGGCGGCCGCAAGACGCTGGACGTCTGCCGCGCCTCGCTGGCCGAGGGCGCGAAAACGGCGCTGCCGGTGGGCGTCGCCTGCGCCATCGTCGGCATCATCATCGGCACCATGACGCTGACGGGAGCGGCCAATACTTTCGGCCAGTTCATCGTCTCGGTGGGCGAGACCAGCCTGTTCCTGTCGCTGGTGCTCACCATGATCACCTGCATCATCCTGGGCATGGGGATTCCCACCATCCCCAACTACATCATCACGTCGTCGATCGCCGGACCGGCGCTTCTGGAGCTGGGCGTGCCGCTGATCGTCAGCCATATGTTCGTCTTTTATTTCGGCATTCTCGCCGATCTCACGCCGCCGGTGGCGCTGGCCTGCTTCGCGGCCGGGCCCATCGCCAAGGAAAGCGGGCTGAAGATCTCCATGGAGGCGATCAAGATCGCCGCCGCGGGCTTCGTCATCCCCTTCATGGCGGTCTACACGCCGGCGCTGATGCTGCAGGACGGCGGACCTCTGGCCGAGGCATGGGGCTATTATACCGCCGTGGCCTACATCATATTCAAGACCGGGCTTGCCATCGCCCTTTGGGGCGGAGCGGTGATCGGCTACCTGTCGCGACCGCTGGCGGCGTGGGAACGGCTGCTTGCCACAGCGGCAGCCTTCACGCTGATAGCGGCCCTGCCGGTCACGGACGAGATCGGCTTCGGGCTTGCGGCCGCCTTCTTCGCCAGCCTTTATTTCTTCAAGGGCAACGCCAACATCCCTGCCAATACAGACAAGCACGGTGCCGTCGAATGA
- the ubiE gene encoding bifunctional demethylmenaquinone methyltransferase/2-methoxy-6-polyprenyl-1,4-benzoquinol methylase UbiE, with translation MSDERTTAAGGMERAFGFRSVDEGEKQGLVNEVFHRVAGRYDLMNDLMSGGLHRLWKDGMVSWLNPPTKPGFKVLDVAGGTGDVAFRVVDASKGAANVTVLDINGSMLGVGRERAEKKGVAAKLTFVEANAEELPFEKNTFDAYTIAFGIRNVPHIDRALAEAYRVLRPGGRFLCLEFSDVNLPLLDKIYDQWSFHAIPRIGQAVTGDGESYRYLVESIRKFPDQKNFAAMMEAAGFGRVSWRDYSGGIAALHSGWKI, from the coding sequence ATGTCTGACGAGCGCACAACCGCGGCGGGCGGCATGGAGAGGGCCTTTGGCTTCCGCAGCGTCGACGAAGGCGAGAAGCAGGGCCTGGTCAACGAGGTGTTCCACCGGGTGGCCGGCCGCTACGACCTGATGAACGACCTCATGTCGGGCGGCCTTCACCGGCTGTGGAAGGACGGCATGGTAAGCTGGCTCAACCCTCCCACGAAGCCCGGCTTCAAGGTCCTGGACGTTGCTGGCGGCACCGGCGACGTTGCCTTCCGTGTCGTCGATGCCTCCAAGGGCGCCGCGAATGTCACGGTGCTCGACATCAACGGCTCGATGCTGGGCGTCGGCCGCGAGCGCGCGGAGAAAAAGGGCGTTGCCGCCAAGCTGACCTTCGTCGAGGCCAATGCCGAGGAACTGCCCTTCGAGAAGAACACCTTCGACGCCTACACGATCGCCTTCGGCATCCGCAACGTGCCGCATATCGACCGGGCGCTGGCGGAGGCCTACCGCGTCCTGCGCCCGGGCGGCCGCTTCCTGTGCCTGGAATTCTCCGATGTGAACCTGCCGCTGCTCGACAAGATCTACGACCAGTGGTCGTTCCACGCCATACCGCGCATCGGCCAGGCCGTGACGGGGGACGGGGAGTCCTACCGCTATCTGGTGGAATCGATCCGAAAATTCCCCGACCAGAAGAATTTCGCCGCCATGATGGAGGCCGCCGGCTTCGGCCGCGTTTCCTGGCGGGATTATTCCGGCGGCATCGCCGCGCTGCATTCGGGCTGGAAAATCTGA
- a CDS encoding SRPBCC family protein, with protein sequence MSTHAADTSVKQSIVVEAPVERAFRVFTEEFGSFKPREHNMLAVPIAETVFEPRVGGHIYDRGTDGSECRWARVLAYEPPHRVLLSWDISPQWQIETDPDKASEWEVRFTAEAENRTRVEIEHRKLERHGDGWEGVRDGVAGDGGWPLYLQRFANLLARRG encoded by the coding sequence ATGAGCACCCATGCAGCAGACACGTCAGTGAAACAGTCCATCGTGGTCGAGGCGCCGGTCGAGCGTGCATTCAGGGTCTTCACCGAGGAGTTCGGCAGCTTCAAGCCGCGCGAGCACAACATGCTCGCCGTCCCGATCGCCGAAACGGTGTTCGAGCCCCGGGTCGGCGGCCACATCTATGACCGCGGCACCGACGGCAGCGAATGCCGCTGGGCGCGCGTGCTGGCCTACGAGCCACCCCATCGAGTGCTGCTGAGCTGGGACATCTCACCGCAGTGGCAGATCGAGACCGACCCCGACAAGGCGAGCGAGTGGGAGGTGCGGTTCACCGCCGAGGCGGAAAACCGAACCCGCGTCGAGATCGAGCACCGCAAGCTGGAACGCCACGGCGACGGCTGGGAAGGCGTGCGCGACGGTGTCGCCGGGGATGGAGGGTGGCCGCTCTACCTGCAGCGTTTCGCCAACCTGCTGGCCCGCCGGGGCTGA
- a CDS encoding ArsR/SmtB family transcription factor, whose product MANDIAPLTALADPTRRAVFELVAERPRSVAEITRALPVTQSAVSQHLKVLREVQLVRATPKGASNIYHVDPDGLARLRAELDRFWSKTLAAYKAAVEQPPEEER is encoded by the coding sequence ATGGCTAATGATATTGCACCGCTGACGGCACTTGCCGACCCTACCCGCCGGGCCGTCTTCGAACTGGTTGCGGAGCGGCCGCGCTCGGTGGCGGAGATCACCCGGGCGCTGCCGGTGACCCAGTCGGCGGTCTCGCAGCATCTGAAGGTGCTGAGAGAGGTGCAGCTTGTCCGCGCGACGCCCAAAGGCGCCAGCAACATCTACCATGTCGATCCCGACGGGCTGGCGCGCCTTCGCGCCGAGCTCGACCGTTTCTGGAGCAAGACTCTGGCGGCCTACAAGGCGGCCGTCGAGCAACCACCGGAGGAAGAGCGATGA
- a CDS encoding peptide chain release factor 3: protein MAEKLADAVARRRTFAIISHPDAGKTTLTEKLLLFGGAIQLAGEVKAKKNRVQTRSDWMNIERERGISVVTSVMTFEYGDHVFNLLDTPGHEDFADDTYRTLTAVDSAIMVIDAAKGIEPRTLKLFEVCRLRDIPIVTFVNKMDRESRDPFEILDEIEEKLALDTAPVTWPIGRAKSFSGTYNLANSTMRRSDNDVEPLAVNGPQSDAVAGLLPEHERDVLVEEMMLAQEACRPFDLQAFREGHLTPVYFGSALRNYGVRDLIEALGAYGPPPRAQEADSRRVQATEEKMTSFVFKIQANMDPNHRDRIAFVRVCSGRLERGMKAKLVRTGKPISLSAPQFFFAKSRITADEAFAGDVVGIPNHGTLRIGDTLTEGEELLFRGVPNFAPEILRRVRLGDAMKAKKLKEALQQMAEEGVVQLFTPEDGSPAIVGVVGALQLDVLKERLKNEYALPVEFEMARFSVCRWISSDQKGEVDRFIAAHRGDIARDLDDDPVFLAQHEFGLKYEADRWKAITFTAVKDYQAREAA, encoded by the coding sequence ATGGCCGAGAAACTCGCCGATGCGGTGGCGCGCCGCCGCACCTTCGCGATCATTTCGCACCCCGACGCGGGCAAGACGACGCTCACCGAGAAGCTGCTTCTTTTCGGCGGTGCCATCCAGCTCGCCGGCGAGGTCAAGGCCAAGAAAAACAGGGTTCAGACGCGATCCGACTGGATGAATATCGAGCGCGAGCGCGGCATCTCCGTCGTCACCTCGGTCATGACCTTCGAATATGGCGACCACGTCTTCAATCTTCTGGATACGCCCGGCCACGAGGACTTCGCCGACGACACCTATCGCACGCTGACCGCCGTCGACAGCGCCATCATGGTCATCGACGCGGCCAAGGGCATCGAGCCGCGCACCCTGAAGCTGTTCGAGGTCTGCCGCCTGCGCGACATCCCCATCGTCACCTTCGTCAACAAGATGGACCGTGAAAGCCGCGATCCCTTCGAGATTCTCGACGAGATCGAAGAGAAGCTGGCGCTCGACACGGCCCCCGTCACCTGGCCCATCGGCCGGGCGAAGAGCTTTTCCGGCACCTACAATCTCGCCAATTCCACCATGCGCAGGTCCGACAACGATGTCGAACCCCTCGCGGTCAACGGTCCGCAATCGGACGCCGTCGCCGGTCTTTTGCCCGAGCATGAGCGCGACGTTCTGGTCGAGGAGATGATGCTGGCGCAGGAGGCTTGCCGCCCGTTCGATCTGCAGGCCTTCCGCGAAGGCCATCTGACGCCCGTTTATTTCGGTTCGGCGCTCAGGAACTACGGGGTGCGCGATCTGATCGAGGCTCTGGGCGCCTATGGCCCGCCGCCGCGCGCCCAGGAGGCCGATTCGCGCCGCGTGCAGGCGACCGAGGAGAAGATGACTTCCTTCGTGTTCAAGATCCAGGCCAATATGGACCCCAACCATCGCGACCGCATCGCCTTCGTGCGCGTCTGCTCCGGCCGGCTGGAGCGCGGCATGAAGGCCAAGCTGGTGCGCACCGGCAAGCCCATCAGCCTTTCGGCGCCGCAGTTCTTCTTCGCCAAGAGCCGCATCACCGCCGACGAGGCCTTTGCCGGCGACGTGGTGGGCATCCCCAATCACGGAACGCTGAGGATCGGCGATACGCTGACCGAGGGCGAGGAGCTCCTGTTCCGCGGCGTGCCGAACTTCGCGCCGGAAATCCTGCGCCGCGTGCGGCTCGGCGACGCCATGAAGGCCAAGAAGCTGAAGGAAGCGCTCCAGCAGATGGCGGAGGAGGGCGTCGTCCAGCTCTTTACGCCCGAAGACGGCTCTCCGGCCATCGTCGGCGTGGTCGGCGCGCTGCAGCTCGACGTGCTCAAGGAGCGCCTCAAGAACGAATACGCCCTGCCTGTCGAGTTCGAGATGGCGCGCTTTTCCGTTTGCCGCTGGATATCGTCGGATCAGAAGGGCGAGGTGGACCGCTTCATCGCCGCCCATCGCGGCGATATCGCCCGCGACCTCGACGACGATCCCGTCTTCCTCGCCCAGCACGAGTTCGGCCTGAAATATGAGGCCGACCGCTGGAAGGCCATCACCTTCACCGCCGTCAAGGACTACCAGGCCCGGGAAGCTGCCTGA
- a CDS encoding peroxiredoxin → MGLRINDTAPDFTAETTHGTINFHEWIGDGWAVLFSHPKNFTPVCTTELGTMAGLADEFAKRGVKIIGISVDPVEDHQRWKDDIAKATGYAVDYPLIGDKDLKVAKLYDMLPADAGDSAEGRTPADNATVRSVYVIGPDKKIKLVLTYPMTTGRNFDEILRAIDSMQLTAKHQVATPANWKFGEDVIITAAVSNEDAVKRFGSFDTILPYLRKTKQPSA, encoded by the coding sequence ATGGGTTTGCGCATCAACGATACCGCGCCGGATTTTACGGCCGAAACCACCCACGGGACGATCAACTTTCATGAGTGGATCGGCGACGGCTGGGCAGTGCTCTTCAGCCACCCGAAGAATTTCACGCCCGTGTGCACCACCGAGCTCGGCACGATGGCCGGCCTTGCCGACGAGTTTGCAAAGCGCGGGGTGAAGATCATCGGCATTTCCGTCGATCCCGTCGAGGATCACCAGCGCTGGAAGGACGACATCGCCAAGGCCACCGGCTATGCGGTCGACTATCCGCTGATCGGTGACAAGGACCTGAAGGTCGCAAAGCTCTACGACATGCTGCCTGCCGATGCCGGCGACTCGGCCGAAGGCCGCACGCCCGCCGACAATGCGACGGTGCGCTCCGTCTATGTCATCGGCCCCGACAAGAAGATCAAGCTGGTGCTCACCTACCCGATGACCACCGGCCGAAACTTCGACGAGATCCTGCGCGCCATCGATTCCATGCAGCTGACGGCCAAGCACCAGGTGGCGACGCCGGCCAACTGGAAGTTCGGCGAGGACGTCATCATCACCGCGGCGGTATCCAACGAGGATGCGGTCAAGCGGTTCGGTTCCTTCGACACCATCCTGCCTTACCTGCGGAAGACCAAGCAGCCTTCCGCCTGA
- a CDS encoding isocitrate lyase/PEP mutase family protein, whose product MADPDFRALHHGDTAFIIPNPWDIGTAKLLAELGFKALATTSAGYAFSRGLPDGGVGFEAMIEHCREIAGATPLPVSADLEKGKGDSADSAAETVFAADAAGLAGCSIEDATGDADKPIYDLTLAVERVVAAVEAARALKRDFVFTARAENFLWGRPDLDDTIARLKAFEEAGADVLYAPGLSDIAQVREICAAVSKPVNVLAVDGFSVASLSEAGVKRISLGSKLTNLAFGAVERAANEMRETGTFTFARDAMAFGRLQKMFAES is encoded by the coding sequence ATGGCTGACCCAGATTTTCGCGCGCTGCATCACGGCGACACCGCTTTCATCATTCCCAATCCATGGGACATCGGCACGGCCAAGCTGCTGGCCGAGCTGGGCTTCAAGGCGCTGGCTACGACCAGCGCCGGCTATGCCTTCTCGCGCGGCCTGCCCGATGGCGGCGTAGGCTTCGAGGCGATGATCGAGCATTGCCGGGAGATCGCCGGGGCAACGCCCCTGCCGGTCTCCGCCGACCTTGAGAAAGGCAAAGGCGACAGCGCCGACAGCGCCGCCGAAACGGTGTTCGCGGCCGATGCGGCAGGGCTCGCCGGCTGCTCCATTGAGGATGCGACGGGGGACGCCGACAAGCCCATCTACGATCTTACGCTCGCCGTGGAACGGGTGGTCGCGGCCGTGGAGGCCGCGCGGGCGCTCAAGCGGGATTTCGTGTTCACGGCGCGGGCGGAGAACTTCCTCTGGGGCCGGCCGGACCTGGACGACACCATTGCCCGGCTCAAGGCCTTCGAGGAAGCTGGCGCCGACGTGCTTTACGCACCCGGGCTGAGCGATATCGCGCAGGTGCGCGAAATCTGCGCCGCGGTCTCCAAGCCGGTCAATGTGCTGGCGGTGGACGGCTTCTCCGTCGCCAGCCTGTCCGAGGCCGGGGTGAAGCGCATCTCGCTCGGCTCCAAGCTCACCAACCTGGCTTTCGGCGCGGTCGAACGGGCGGCGAACGAGATGCGGGAGACCGGCACCTTTACCTTCGCCCGCGACGCCATGGCCTTTGGGCGGCTACAGAAGATGTTCGCCGAAAGTTGA